In Acropora palmata chromosome 7, jaAcrPala1.3, whole genome shotgun sequence, one genomic interval encodes:
- the LOC141886851 gene encoding uncharacterized protein LOC141886851, producing MKLIMWVTFAFLCAPGFSRSKAAGISEKNGKDPQKRSLVLCTAQCYLKYFAGQAAPTGLDTSNPPAMSCICQKDRQKVPNDCFATYFDNNAGIAAYSAYTITASNAKLIGTYSRPGISWKTTPGVANQGTDALYRGSSTPGIDKGHLNPSLINSYDKDYQIATFTYTNAVPQFKSHNRRSWKNFEGKIANYVKHICGKAGGNMHLITGTSNYLFDSAKGQQVTGATIDIFPSGNPNGIVRPNSLWTAGCCVVPGASAQWPQSIAVWGNNDKIDAETEPMSLTDLEKLLVTSKSPADLFPAFPGCRTNSYLGLDQLSSVIQ from the exons ATGAAGCTCATCATGTGGGTGACTTTCGCCTTCCTTTGCGCCCCTGGATTTTCCCGAAGTAAAGCCGCTGGTATAAGTGAAAAGAATGGAAAAG ACCCGCAAAAGAGAAGCCTGGTGCTTTGCACAGCCCAATGCTACTTGAAGTACTTCGCAGGACAAGCCGCTCCAACAGGTCTTGATACAAGCAATCCTCCAGCAATGAGTTGCATTTGCCAAAAGGATAGGCAGAAAGTTCCGAACGACTGTTTTGCGACTTACTTTGATAATAATGCAGGAATTGCAGCTTACTCCGCGTACACCATAACGGCTTCTAATGCTAAACTGATAGGAACATATTCGAGACCAGGGATTTCTTGGAAGACCACTCCAG GAGTAGCAAATCAGGGCACCGACGCTTTGTATAGAGGAAGTAGTACACCTGGAATAGACAAAGGCCACTTGAATCCAAGCCTTATCAACTCGTATGACAAAGACTACCAAATCGCAACTTTTACGTACACCAACGCGGTACCGCAGTTCAAAAGTCACAACCGTCGTAGTTGGAAGAATTTTGAAGGCAAAATAGCCAACTACGTCAAACACATTTGCGGAAAGGCTGGGGGAAACATGCATCTTATCACTGGCACTTCGAACTATCTTTTTGATAGTGCAAAAGGACAGCAAGTCACGGGAGCAACG ATTGATATTTTCCCCTCTGGTAATCCAAATGGCATTGTGCGCCCAAATTCCTTGTGGACAGCTGGCTGCTGCGTGGTACCCGGGGCGAGTGCCCAGTGGCCCCAATCTATTGCGGTCTGGGGAAACAACGACAAGATTGATGCTGAAACAGAGCCTATGTCACTGACCGATTTAGAGAAACTACTGGTTACCAGTAAAAGCCCTGCAGATCTTTTTCCGGCCTTTCCAGGTTGCAGAACAAACTCTTATCTTGGTCTGGATCAACTTAGCTCTGTTATTCAATGA